GGCGATCACCTCTTTGACGGCTGTAGCCCGATGTTCTGGCTGCGGGTTTTTCCAGAGACCAGCCTTGCGGGCCAAGAGGGAGTTCGCCCCCTCCGCGCAGATCACGACGTCGGCGTACAGCTCATCGTATTCGCCCGGCCTTTCCCCCCTCGCCTTGATCCCGACCACCTTCCCGTCTGACCAGACAAAGTCGTCAACCACGACACCGGTGAAGAGCTCGGCGCCTGCCTCCTCTGCCTTCGAGGCGAACCAGCGGTCAAACCGCGCGCGGGACACCGTGAAAGCGTAATTGAAAGGGGCCTGATTGTAGCGCTCGCAACGGAATTCGAAGGCCATTTCGGCCTCCTCACTGAGCAGGCTGAAGCGCCTCGTTACAATGTGGCGCTCCAGAGGGGCCTCCTCCAGAAAACCAGGCACCAGCTCCGCAAGGACGTTCGCGAAGAGGATGCCCCCGTAGACGTTCTTGGTACCTGGCTCCTCTCCCCTCTCCAGAACCGCTACCGTAAGGCCAGCCTGAGCCATGGTGAGCGCTGCCGCGATCCCCGATGGTCCTGCTCCCACCACGATCGCGTCGTATTTCGCTTCCTCCGCCATCGGCTCCCCTGCAAGCAATCCGTTCGCTACCTTCGTGTCCGTCGCAACCCTGTTCCCAGACGGGATCTTGGGACCCCAGCTCTCTTGCCTACGCGTCGGGATCAGCCCTGTCCCTTCAACGCCTTGACCTGCCGGGTGAGCTCCGGAACGATCTCAAAGAGGTCACCCACAATCCCGTAGTCGGCGCGGGAGAAGATCGGCGCCTGCGGGTCCTTGTTAATGCCCACAATGCACTTTGCGGAGGAGATCCCCGCCCAGTGCTGCACTGACCCGGAGATGCCACAGGCAATGTACAGCTTGGGGGACACGACCTTCCCGGTTTGCCCCACCTGGTCTGCCTGCGGACGCCACCCCGCGTCCACAGCTGCGCGGGAGGCGCCGACAGCCGCCCCGAGGACATCTGCAAGCTCCTCAAGGACACGGAAGTTCTCGGCGCTCCCGACGCCACGCCCGCCCGACACAATGATGTCGGCTTCCGTCAACTCCGGACGCCCCGCAGCCGACTTTCGGAAGTGGAGCCGTTCGGGGGCTCGAGCCGGTGGGACCCAGGCAAACGTGACCCCTTCGGCCGGACCAGAGCCGCCAGCAACCGCCCCAAACGTATTGGGTCTCACCGTGACAATCGCCGGAGTCCCGCGCACGGCCACCGTGGCTAGCACTTTCCCGCCGTACAGGGGACGGAGCACCGTCAACGCGCCATCGGCATAGGAGACGTCCAGTACCGCTGAAACCGCAGCCGCGCCCACGCGAGCCGCAAGACGCCCCGCCAGCTCCTGACCGTGGACTGTACCCGGCACAAGCACGCACATGGGCTGTAGTTCTTGAAGCACGGGAACCAGCGACTCGCATAGTTGCGACAGGTCCTCCGATTCCGGTGCGCCCGCGAACTGGACGACCTTGTTGGCTCCGTAGGCACCCAGCGTAGCCCCAGCCTCCGCAACCGTCTTGGGACCCACAATGGCAATCACTTCCGCCGATGCCGCCTCGGCAAGCCGGCGGGCAGCCGTAAGAAGTTCGTAGCTCACTCTGCGGAACGAACCGTCGAACTGCTCTGTAACCACGCACACAGAACCCGCCATCTTTCCTCCCCAGAATCGCAGAGCTCTCGTCTCAGATCACTTTCAGTTCGTCTCGGAGGATTCGGACAAGCTCGGGGACAGCCTGGATTCCCTCGCCCAGTATTTTCGTGCCCGATCGAATCGGAGGATAGCC
The window above is part of the candidate division KSB1 bacterium genome. Proteins encoded here:
- a CDS encoding electron transfer flavoprotein subunit alpha/FixB family protein, coding for MAGSVCVVTEQFDGSFRRVSYELLTAARRLAEAASAEVIAIVGPKTVAEAGATLGAYGANKVVQFAGAPESEDLSQLCESLVPVLQELQPMCVLVPGTVHGQELAGRLAARVGAAAVSAVLDVSYADGALTVLRPLYGGKVLATVAVRGTPAIVTVRPNTFGAVAGGSGPAEGVTFAWVPPARAPERLHFRKSAAGRPELTEADIIVSGGRGVGSAENFRVLEELADVLGAAVGASRAAVDAGWRPQADQVGQTGKVVSPKLYIACGISGSVQHWAGISSAKCIVGINKDPQAPIFSRADYGIVGDLFEIVPELTRQVKALKGQG